CATCGGCACGTCCGACGTCCTGGCCAGAGTGTCCCTGCTCGACGAAAAAAGCCTCCAGCCCGGACAGACCGCTCCGGTTCAGCTGGTTCTGGAAGAGCCTGTGGTGGCTTCGCTGGGCCAGCGCTTTGTGATCCGCTTTTACAGTCCGCTGCGGACGATCGGCGGCGGAGAAGTGCTCGTTCCCTATGCAAGCCGCCCCTCGGGCAGGAAACGCCGCGAATCGGAACGCGACCGGCTGGTCGCGCTCAGCGGGGCGTCAACTCGCGAGGAACGAGTCGCCGCGATCGTGAACTTCGCAGGGAACCTTTCCATGAGCGAACTCATGGTGCAGGCGCAGGAACGCCGTCAGGACCTTGACGCAGTTCTCGAGAAGCTGGAAGAAAACGGCAAGTTAGTGCGTCTCCACGTCGGCGACGGCATGATCTTTTCGGCGGAAAACTATCAGAGCGCCGTGGAAAAACTTCGTGCCGCAGCGAAGGCGTTCCACGCCGCTTATCCGCACCAGCGCGGAATCGCGCCGGAATCGCTGATCAATCGGGTTTTCCCGGAGTCGGAGCGGAAAGCCGGGCGCTTGATCCTGGAAAAGGCCGTCGAACAGAACCGTTTCAGGGTCGACGGAGACGTACTGGCGCTGCCGAAGTTCGTCGCCGTCGACGACTCCGTGTACAGCGAGGCGCGGAAAAAGCTGCTGGACTATTGTTCCGCGTGCGGTTTCCAGCTGCCGGAAATCGAGACTTTGCCGAAAGCCCTGGACATGACGGCGAAGGATTTCAAGAGCCTGCTGGATCAGCTGAAGAAGAACAATGAAGTGGTCGTTCTCGAGGGGGCGTTTGTCCTGGCGCTCGATATTCTCAAGCCGCTTCTGGCCCGGCTGGGGCGGATCGAGGGAGGCTTCACGCTGGCGCAAGTGCGGGATTTGACCGGCAGCAGCCGCAAGTTCGTCCTGCCTGTTCTTGAGTACATGGATGGGAAAGGGATCACGCGGCGCGTCGGCGAAAAAAGAATTCTCTTGAAAAAAGACTAAAGAGCAGAGTTTTCTCCGGAATGAGGGGGCGCTGATTATTTCAAAAAGAGGCTCCGGCCTCTTTTTTTGTCGCGGCGTGCAGGAGGCTGAGCGAGATGGAATTTCGAAACTGCTGGGGCAAGATAAACCTGTCTTTGCGAGTTGTGGGCAGACTGCGATCCGGCTATCACGAGCTGTGCTCCATCTTTTTCAAAATCGGGCCGGTCGATTGCTTGACAATTAATGAGAGTGTAGAGGATAATGTAAGGGTAATTTTTAGCCGGACAAAGTCAGGCATTCAGGGACGCAATATTCTTTTGAAAACGTTGGATAAAATCCGCGCTGCGGGCATCGCCATACCGCCGCTGGACATGCGCCTCGAGAAAAGAGTGCCGCCGGGAACGGGGCTGGGCAGCGGCAGCGGCGACGCCGCCGCGCTTTTGGATTATCTGGTGTCGGCGGGGTATCCTGTGGAACGGTTCGCTGCGGAAATCGGCGCCGACGTTCCTTTTTTGCTCAGCCAGGCTCCTGTGGCGCTTGCGCGGGGGGCGGGAGAAAAGCTCGCGCCGCTGCAAGCCCCCTCCGCTCGCTGGCGAGTTGCCGTCGTCATACCGGCGTGGCGTTGTGTGACGGCCGATATGTTTGTCAGACTGGACGAATATTTTCATGACGAATGGAAAAGCACGGGCGGGCGGGCGCGCTCCGAAGCGTGTCAAGTTTTTGACCGGCTTGTGCGCGGAGAGTTCTTCGGCCTGCTGCCCAACGATTTTTCCGACCTGCTTTTAAGGGAACACGGCGAATATCGGGCGCTTTTTGCCGATTTTTATCGGACAGGGGCCATCGCCTGGGGAATCAGCGGCAGCGGCAGCTCTGCCTTTGCCTTGTGGAATGAGAACGACTTTTGTGGTTTCAGTACCACGCTGCCCTGGGTGGAGGACGTGCTTATTTTTTGAATTGAAAAGAGAAGGTGTGACACGACATGAAAGGTCAGCGTACGGAACGGCTCATTCGCATAACTTCCAAATTTCTTTCTTCCCCGTCATGTCAGATTTCACTGACCGGTCTGGCCGATGAGTTCGGGGTTTCGAAGACCGTTATCAGCGACGACGTGTCCATGGTGAACGACGCCCTGACGCGGGAAGGATACGGCCGTCTGATCGTAGACCGCGGTCGTACCGGCGGGGCTTTTTTCGTCCCCGCCTTGTCCTCGGAACGCCGCGAAGAGTTTTTGAAAAACGTCGCGAAAATTCTTTCCGCCCCCAGCCGCTTGTTGCCGGGAGGGCTGATCTATTATGCGGATATCCTCTTCAATCCGGTTTACACGGATGTCTTGGGATTGGCTTTCGCTTCGGATTTTAAAGATCTTCATCCCTCTCTGATCATGACCTCGGAGGTTAAAGGGATCCCCCTTGGGCTGGCGACGGCTCGGGCTCTGGGCGTGCCTCTGGCGGTGTGCCGTTTTCGAAACCGCGCCAGCGATGGGCCGGCCGTCTGCGTGCATTATCCGACGCAGAGCGGCGAAGTCCGCTCGATGTATATGGGAACGAAAATCCTTTCGCCCGACGACAAAGTGCTTCTGATCGACGACTTCATGCACGGCGGCAGCACCGCTGCCGGAATGGTTCAGGTCGTGAACGAGTTTCGCGCGGAATTGGTCGGTATGGGCGTGTTTATCGCCGTAGACGAGCCGGAGGAAAAAGCCGTCAGCGAATATAAAGCTTTATTGAAGCTGTCTTTGCACGGCGGGGAGCGCGTTTCGCTTTTCTGATGCTGGATGGATGATGGGTTGACTCATGTCGTGGCGCTGGTTATAATTGTGCGTCGTGGGAAGGGGACTGGCTCATGTTTGTGACCCTAGATACGGAGAAGTGTATTGGCTGCGGCGTCTGCGTACAAATCGCGCCGGACGTTTTCTCTCTTGACGAAGCACGCGGCGTGGCGAAAGTCATTCGCCAGGAAGGCAATGCAGCGGTGGAACAGGCTGTAAAAAGCTGTCCGGTTTCGTGCATTGCGATTGAATGACGTTCGTCGTCTGATCGCATGATCTGAGAGGGCCCATAGCTCAAGGGTAGAGCTGCCGGCTCATAACCGGGAGGTTCCAGGTTCGAACCCTGGTGGGCCCACCATTTTCTGTTACTTAATTGAATTTCTCGTGAAACCTCGCGTGCGGCGAGGTTTTTTTGTTATACTGTGTTTGTCGCTTTGCGGCTCTCCCTCGGAACGCCGCAAGGTTTGAGCTTTTATTGAAGAAACACAGTTGTCGAAAATACAGAGCTGCCGCGTACGGCAGCGTTCTCGGGAGGCTGAAGGCATTGAATAAGTTGAAGGGGAAGATCGGCGAGGCGCTCACGTCAGTTACGCCTATTTCTCTCTTGGTCGTTGTGCTGAGCGCATTGATCGTCCCCATGCCTGCGGAAATACTGATGCTTTTTCTTGTCGGCGCGGTGCTTTTGATCGTGGGGATGGGATTTTTTTCTCTCGGTGCGGACATGTCCATGATGCCGATGGGGGAGGGCGTCGGGAAGCAGATCACTCTGCTGCGCAAACTCTCCTTTGCCGTGCCCGTTTGTTTTTTGCTCGGTCTGATCACGACGATTGCCGAGCCGGATCTGCAGGTATTGGCCGAGCAGGTGCCGGCGGTTTCGGATTTTACGCTGGTCATCACCGTTGCCGGCGGTGTCGGCGTTTTTCTTGTCATCGCCATGCTTCGCCCTCTGTTGAAAATCGATCTCGCTCACGTTTTGTTGTTTCTGTATGGCGTGGTTTTTCTTCTCGCGTACTTTACGCCGCAGTCTTTTATTCCCGTCGCTTTTGACGCCGGCGGCGTCACGACGGGACCGATCACCGTCCCGTTCATCATCTCTCTGGGCGTCGGCATGGCATCGATGCGCCACGATGAATCGTCCCGGGAGGACAGTTTCGGCCTCGTTTCCCTCTGCAGCGTCGGCCCCATTTTGACGGTGATGCTCCTGGGAATGATCTATAATCCCCAGGCGGCGGCCGTATCGCAAACGATCGCCTCGCTGGACAAGATGACTTCGATCGACATCGCCGAAAGCTTCTTTGTAAAAGTTCCCGCTTATTTGAAAGAGGTCTCGCTCGCCTTAACGCCCGTGGTCGCTTTTTTTGTCGTTTTTCAGGGGATTTTCGCCCTTTTCCGCCGTGGCTCTCTTGTCCGTATCGTCGTGGGGGTTGCCTATACGTTTATCGGGCTTGTGCTTTTTCTTACCGGCGTCAACGTCGGCTTCATGCCGGCCGGACACTTCATCGGCAAGTCGCTGGCCATGTCCGAGTACAGATGGCTGCTGTTGCCTATTGGATTGATTATCGGTTATTATGTGGTTGACGCGGAGCCGGCCGTCCACGTTTTGAACAAGCAGGTCGAAGAGATTACCGGCGGCACCATTTCGCAACGAGCCATGCATGTCAGTTTGGCCTGCGGCGTGGCCTGTTCCGTTGCGTTTGCGATGCTGCGCGCGATTACGGGACTGTCCATTTACTGGATCATTATCCCGGGGTATGCGCTGGCGCTTGCTCTGACTTTTTTCGTTCCTCCCATTTTTACCGGAATCGCCTTCGACTCCGGCGGCGTTGCCAGCGGTCCCATGACGGCGACGTTTCTTCTGCCGTTGGCCATGGGCGCATGCGAAGGCGCGGGCGGTTCCATTCTGACGGACGCGTTTGGCGTCGTCGCCATGGTGGCAATGACGCCGCTCATTTCAATCCAAATTCTTGGCGTGCTCTATAACATGCGTCTGAAGGCCGCTGCCAAGCAGCCGCCGGTCAGCAAGGTTTACGACAATTTCGTTATTATCGAGTACACGCCGGAGGAGCTTGCCTATAATGACTGAGAAATTGCCCGTAATGGAACTCATGGTCACGATTGTTGACCGAACCAAAGCGGTTCAGGCCACAAATTTCTTCAAAGGGAAAAACGTTTCTCTAACGCTTTCCTGTTGGGGAAGAGGAACGGCGAGCACCGAGATTTTGGACATCTTGGGCATCGGCGAAAAGGAAAAAGTCGTTGTGTTCAGCTTGACCCCGCGTTCCTGGATCCCCGCTCTCATCACCCAGATCTCGGACGATATGCAGCTTCGCAACGCCGGGCGGGGGATCCTTTTTACCATCCCGCTTTCATCCGTGAACCAGGGAATACCGCGACGTTATTTGTCGGCTATTCGAGAGAAAAAAAACGAGGAGCGCGTCATGTATAAGACGAACGAAAACAAATATGAATTGATCATTGTCAGTACGGAAGACGGTTTCGTCGATTCGATCATGAAATCCGCCCGGAACGCCGGCGCGCGCGGGGGGACCGTGATGAAGGCCCGTGCTGTCGGCGACGAAAATACGGAAAGTTTTTTTGGATTGAAACTGTATGATGAAATGGAAATTCTGGCAATACTGGTTCAACGCGAAGAAAAATTGAAGATCATGTCCGCCGTCAGCAAAACTCTGGCGGAGAAATCCCCGGAAATGGGCACGATTTTTTCAGTGCCGGTCGACGATGTCGTAGGAGTCGGCGCGGTCCTGGAGAGTCCCGACCCGGCGTAGCAACGAGAGATCTGAATTCGATCGTTAGCAGACCGCGCGTGAGGCGCGCGGATAATGGACGGTCATATTAAAACTTTTGCGCGATCCGTCATGTCGATTTTTATGTATTAATATGCTATACTAAGGGCGCGACAACGGCGGCTCGGGGAATAAAAAAATCCGCAAGACGCTTTGTCTCGCGGATTTACTGGTTTCATATGGTGGGCGATACAGGGTTCGAACCTGTGACCTCTTCCGTGTGAAGGAAGCGCTCTTCCGCTGAGCTAATCGCCCTTTTTGTTTGCAACGTATGAGATTATAAATGCTTCGTACGATTTTTGCAACCCCCAAAGGGAGAAGTTGCTTGTATACGGTGTTTTGCTTTTGTGGTAAGATTTGAAAAGTTAGATGGATAAAATGCGCTGTATGCAGTCAAATGGATATCTCATCGTGCAGGGGAGTGCCCAAAATGATCGATATGTCCTATTTAACGGGCGGAAAAATTTATTGGGATGATTGGCGTTTTGTGCCATGGCAAAGCGGCAGCGCGTCGGGGGTTTATCGTCGGGTCGATTTCATAAAAGCGGGATTGCTTGGCGAGGTTGGCCGTTATAAAGCGGACGATTACATTGTCTGGAAATACGAGGATGGGGACCTTGAGTGCCTGTTTAAAAATGCCAGGCATCAAAAAGGCTTGATGCTTCAGCGCTATATTTTTGTCCGCCCCGAAGGGGATACCACTTCAAAAAGCAAATCGTTCCGGCTGGGATTCAGCGGCTTTGTCGAAGTCTATCAGTATACGCCTCTGGGAGATTCGTTGAAAAGACTGACCGATCTTACCCAGCTCATCGATGCGGCCCACAAATATGCCTTGGCTCATCAGGGGGAGTTGTCGGTATAAAGCGCAGGAGTGGCAGAATTTCATGGGGTGAGTGCCGGGAGGAAAGCAGGTCCTTCCGGTTCACGATAGAAAAACGCCCAAGACGAAAGGGCGCAAAAAATTGTACGGAGGTGTGTTTTATATGCTGTTCCCAATGATGTTCGGTGTTTCTGCTGTCGTATTTATCATCGGCTACATCTTTTATGGGCGCTTTATGGCGAATATCTACGGCCTTTCCGACACGAACGAGACTCCTGCTGTCAAGTTCGAAGATGGGATCGACTACTGTCCTGCCCATCCGGCCGTTTTGCTGGGGCACCACTTCGCTTCGATCGCCGGCGCTGGTCCCATCACGGGCCCCATCGCCGCGGCCATGAGGTTTGGCTGGCTGCCTACGATTTTGTGGTGCGTCATCGGTTCGACCTTCCTCGGCGGACCGCATGACATGGGCGCGCTGGTCGCCTCTCTTCGCCATGACGGCCAGTCAATCGGTGCGGTTGTCGAAAAATGGATCGGCAAAACGGGAAAATTCCTTTTCCTGAGTTTTACGATCCTCACGCTGATCCTCGTCGTCGCCGTTTTCCTGGTCATGTCCGCCGGTACGTTCGCGGCCGATCCGGTCGTCGCGTTCGTCAGCACTCTCTATATTGTCTTGGCTGTCATCGCCGGCTTTATGATCTATCGCTGGCACGTTCCTCTCTGGGTTGTCACGATCGTCATGCTCGCTTTGATTGTCGGCGGCTGCGTCAAGGTGAACGCCGAGACGGCCCCTTGGCTGATCAACACTGTTTTTGCCCATGACATCAATTTCTGGAACGCGTTCCTCGGCGTTTATATTTTCTTTGCTTCCATTCTGCCGGTGTGGATGCTCCTTCAGCCCCGCGATTACTTGGCCTCTTACTTCCTGTATTTTGCCGTGGCCATTGGCGCGTACGGCATGTTCGCCGGCAGTGCGCTCGATTCGAAAACCGTTTCCGTGGTGGCTGCCAATGTCCGCTATTTCGGTTTCTCTTCCAGCGCCATGTGGCCTGCCATGTTCGTCCTGGTTGCCTGCGGCGCCATTTCCGGTTTCCATAGCCTCGTCGGCAGCGGCACGACGTCCAAGCAGCTTCGCAAGGAGAAGGATGCCGTTCTTGTCGGCTATGGCGCCATGCTGATCGAAGGTCTGGTGGCCGTCATCTCCATTGGTACGCTGATGGTGCTTGGCCTTGAAGGCGCAAAGGGACTTTCTCCCGTGCAGATTTTCTCGTTGGGTTTTGGTAAATTTTCGACGCTTGTGGGGCTTGACGCCACGTTCGGTGCCCGCTTGGGCGCCATTGCCATCAACAGCTTCCTGCTGACTTCTCTTGATACGGCGACTCGTCTGGCTCGCTATCAGGTCCAGGAGATTACCGGCGGCAAAGTCAGCATGTATCCTGCGACGATTTTCGTTATCGTCCTCGCTCTTTGCCTGGTCTACACCAAGACTCACGATGTGAGCGGCAAGGTGATCGCGGCATGGTTGGCGATCTGGCCCATTTTCGGCGCGGCCAATCAAATGGTCGCCGCTTTGAGCCTTCTGAGCATCGCCGCCTGGGTCAAGCTTGGCCTCAAAAAGAAGCATACCTTCGTGTATGCTCCCTTCTGGTTCATGCTTGCAACGACAGTCTTCTCGCTGATCATCGAGGTGAAGGAACGGTTCGCGGTTGCTCAGCCCAACTATCTGCTTTCCTGCTTGGCGGTTATCCTCATCGTTCTCGGAATCGCCATGTCCATCGCTGGAATCAGGACCATGCATGCCAGCGAAAAACAAAGCGCCTGAGACGACTGAAACTGAAAAGGACAAAAAATCTTCCTCTTCGGAGGAAGATTTTTTTTTGTGAACGAAAAGATCCCGTTTCATGCGAATTCTTGATAGAAAGTCTTGGCGTAGTTTGCTTGGCGCAGCAAAAGAGTTCATCCTTGTTTTCGTTAAACAGGGCACAAGTTCTTCGCCCTTTTCGGCGCGCCGAAAAGGGCGTGAGATCCTGTGTTGCGTGATTTTTGTAACACCACCGTGTGTAGCGCGGCGTTTTTCAATCGGGGCTTTTATTTTTCGGCATGCGTTATCTACTTGCCTGCTCCTCGCGAAATGGTGAGTTTAAGAAAGGGGCCCTCGTTTTCACAATGTTAATTATTGTATTTGACAAAGAGTTGTAATTTTGATATTATTCAAACACAACATGGTATTTTTTTGGTATACTGAAAAAATACTGACGGGATTTTATGATGTTCTACGCGCATAAATGGAAAGTGAAAAGCCGTTCTTTTTAAGAAGATTTTACGTTATGCTGCAACGTCAAAGGGAGGGGAAATATTGTCTGCTACGAAAAGGGACATTGCGTACAAAAGAATCAAAGAAATGATTCTTCAGGGAGATTTAACGTCGGAATTCACTCCTTCAGAGAAAAGTCTAGGTGATGAGCTCGGCATGAGCCGAACCCCTGTACGTGAAGCTCTTCAGCGGCTGGTCATGGAGGGATTCATGAAGGGGTGTTCGCATAAAGGTTCTATGGTCAACGAAATCTCGATAGCCGAAGCTGTGGAGATCGTGGAGTTGCGCATGGCTGTGGAGGAGTTCGTCATTCAGAATCTCAGTCTTCCTCTGAGCGACGAGCAATGCGCGAAGCTGCAGGCGATGGTCGATTCTCAGGAGGAGCTCGCAGCCGTCGGCAATTCCTCGGCTTTCCTTGAGAGCGACGTGGAATTTCACGACTATCTGGCGAGTCTTTACGGCAATCAGCTGCTGAGAGACACTCTCAAAAGCGCTCGTGAGCGCTTTCTCGCCCCCGGCGGAGTTATTTTGCGCAACAAACCTCAGATGCTGGAGGCGCTGGAAGGACACGTGAAAATACTTGGTGCCCTGCGAAAGGGGGACTCGGAAGAGGCCAAGCGGCAGATGCACGCCCACATGGTTTTTGCGAAACACGTGCTGATTTCTTGATGGAGCGTGAGAAGACAGAGGTTCGATGGGGTTATTTCACCTCGCGATGGAGTGATACTCGTTTTCGTTAAAAAGGGCACAGGTTCTTCGCCCTTTTCAGAGCGCCGAAGGCGCGTCGAAAGCTGCATTAAATCGCGTGCTGCATGCTTTTTGCAGCGCGGCCGTGCGCCAGCGCGGCATTTTCACTGATGCCTTCTCATTGAAAATCAGTATCATACTATTTCTTGATAGAAAGAACTAACATGGCTTGCGGGGCGCTACGGGGAAGTTCAGTCGCTCGGGACTACCTCGACCGCTGCTCGGTCTGCGCAGCCTGCTTTGTGAATCTCCCCGCAGCGCCTCTATGTTCGGCATTTTAATTGAGAAATAGTATCGGTTTCACCAAGAGGGGTTAAAAAATCGTTAGGGAGGTTGTTTGGATGAGTGCGCTTGCTATTCGTAAGGAACCGACGATTCCTGTGGGGAAGTACGGCAAAAAGCTGTTGTTGGAGCTCTACAGAAAGATGGTGACCATCCGGCTTTTTGAACAAACGGTCGAGTCTCACTTCCTTGCGGGCGAGATTCCCGGTTTCGTTCACCTTTACATCGGCGAAGAAGCTATCGCTGCCGGCGTTATGACGAATATGACCGATCGCGATTATATTGAAAGCACCCACCGCGGGCACGGCCACACGATCGCCAAGGGCGCCGACCTGAAGCGTATGATGGCCGAGATCTTTGGCAAGGTCACGGGGTACTGCAAAGGCAAGGGCGGTTCCATGCACATTGCGGATTTTAGCATCGGCATGCTTGGAGCCAACGGCATCGTCGGCGGCGGCTATTCGCTGGCGGTTGGCGCCGGCCTCGCCACAAAGCTCTCCGGCGAAGACAGAGTTTCTGCCGTATTCTTCGGCGATGGAGCTTCCAATCGCGGTACCTTTCACGAAGCCCTGAACATGGCCGCCATCTGGCAGCTGCCCGTGCTGTTCGTCTGCGAGATGAACCAGTGGGCTTCCACGACTCCTTATAGAACCACCACGTCCGTGGAAAATATTGCTGACCGCTGTCAGGGGTATTCCATTCCCGGATATATCGTGGACGGAAACGACGTTTTGGCTGTTTATGAGGCTGCGAAGGACATCATCGCCGATATCCGCGCGGGGAAAGGCCCTGTTCTCCTGGAGTGCAAGACCTATCGAATCAAGGGTCACTTCGTGGGCGACCCCGAGAAATACCGCACGAAAGAGGAAGTCCAACACGAATTCGAGACCAACAACCCGATCACCCGTTTTGAGGAAAAGGTTTTGAAGGCTGGCGCCTTGACTCAAGCTGATCTCGATGCCGTTTACAAGCAGGCGGAACGGGAAATTGCCGAGGCGCTGAAGTTCGCCAAGGAAAGTCCGGAGCCCGCGCCCGAAGCAATTTATGAGGATCTCTACGTATAAGGAGGCTCGTCAGCCATGAAAACCATCACTTTTTCTCAGGCGACTCAGGAGGCCATGATCGAAGAGATGGAGCGTGATCCCTCCGTATTCGTCATGGGAGAGGACATCGCCCGTCAGGGAGGCATTTTCGGCCAGTTCAAGGAGCTCCCTGGACGTTTTGGCACCGACAGAGTCCGCGACACGCCGATCAGCGAGACGGCGATTATCGGTGCTGCCGTTGGAGCTGCTCTTGCAGGAATGCGTCCCGTTGCCGACATGCATTTTGCCGATTTTATGCTCGTCTGCGGCGACGAGGTGTTCAACCAAATGGCTAAAGTTCATTACATGTTCGGAGCTCAGAAGACTGTCCCCATGGTTCTTCGGGCTCCTGATGGATTGATTAGCCAGGCTGCCGCACAGCATTCTCAGATGGTTGAGGGCATTTTTGCGCATATCCCCGGATTAAAGATCGTTTCCCCTTCCAACCCTGCCGACGCGAAAGGGCTCTTGAAATCCGCGATCCGCGATGACAACCCCGTCATCTACTTTGAGCACAAAGCCCTGTTCAGCACCAAAGGCGAAGTCCCGGAAGACAGCGATTTTTACGTCCCCATCGGCAAGGGAAGAATTGACAAGGCCGGTACGGACGTGACCGTGGTTTCCTGGTCTCACTGCCTTCACACCACCTGCCAGGAAGTCGTCAAACTGGCGGAAAAAGAAGGCATCAGCGTCGAACTGATCGACCTGCGCACGATCGTTCCCTGGGACAGGGAAATGGTCCTTGAGTCCGTTGCGAAGACCAGCCGTCTGTGTATCGTCCATGAAGCCGTGAAGCATGGCGGCTTTGGCGGAGAAATCGCCGCCACCGTCGCCGAGGAAGCTATCGGAATGCTTGATGCGCCGATCCTTCGTTTTGGCGCTCCCTTTACCCCAGTTCCTTTTGCTCGTCCTCTCGAGCAGGCTTATCGCCTCTCGCCGGAGAAAATCATGGCCGGCATCAGAAAAATGTTCTAAACTTCCTTTACGAATTCTTGGATCACGACCCTTAACCTGCTTTCGCGGCCGTGAGAGTGCCGCCGGCACGGGGCGGGGTGTTCTATTGCAGATCGGTTTCAGGTTCTCTTTGAGAGCTTAAGCGATACTCAAACATGTGAGGAGGATATCTTAATGAAGAAGTTTGCAGCAGTGTTGTTGACCGTCCTAGTCGTTGGCGCCGCCGTCCCCGCCATGGCGGCGTACAAGAGCGAGTACAAGCTCGATATCGTTCCCAGCATTACCACCGCCTGGGGCCAAGGAGCCCAGTACTTTGCGGATCTGGTCCGCGCCCGAACGGATGGTCGCGTCAACATCAAGGTCTATCCTAACGCTCAATTGACGACTGGCAAGCAGACCAACGCCTTTATGATGCTCCGCAACGGGGCTATCGACTTTGCCTGCCAGTCCTCGATCAACTGGTCGCCTCAGGTTGTGGAGCTGAACCTTTTCGCCATGCCCTTCTTCGTGGCGGAACAGCCCGATCGCTATGCCGCGATGGACGCCATCACGGGAGGAAAAAGCGGCGCCATGCTCAAGACGGCCGTAGAGCTCAAGGGCGTTAAAGTTCTCGCTTACGGCGAAAACGGATTCCGCGAGCTGACCAACTCGAAAAGGGAGATCCACACCCCGGAGGATTTCAAAGGGCTGAAGATTCGCGTCGTCGGCTCCAAGCTGTTCCTCGATACCTACAAGGCCATGGGAGCCAACCCCATCGCCATGAACTGGTC
The nucleotide sequence above comes from Pyramidobacter porci. Encoded proteins:
- a CDS encoding P-II family nitrogen regulator — translated: MTEKLPVMELMVTIVDRTKAVQATNFFKGKNVSLTLSCWGRGTASTEILDILGIGEKEKVVVFSLTPRSWIPALITQISDDMQLRNAGRGILFTIPLSSVNQGIPRRYLSAIREKKNEERVMYKTNENKYELIIVSTEDGFVDSIMKSARNAGARGGTVMKARAVGDENTESFFGLKLYDEMEILAILVQREEKLKIMSAVSKTLAEKSPEMGTIFSVPVDDVVGVGAVLESPDPA
- a CDS encoding GntR family transcriptional regulator is translated as MSATKRDIAYKRIKEMILQGDLTSEFTPSEKSLGDELGMSRTPVREALQRLVMEGFMKGCSHKGSMVNEISIAEAVEIVELRMAVEEFVIQNLSLPLSDEQCAKLQAMVDSQEELAAVGNSSAFLESDVEFHDYLASLYGNQLLRDTLKSARERFLAPGGVILRNKPQMLEALEGHVKILGALRKGDSEEAKRQMHAHMVFAKHVLIS
- a CDS encoding DUF1538 domain-containing protein, translating into MNKLKGKIGEALTSVTPISLLVVVLSALIVPMPAEILMLFLVGAVLLIVGMGFFSLGADMSMMPMGEGVGKQITLLRKLSFAVPVCFLLGLITTIAEPDLQVLAEQVPAVSDFTLVITVAGGVGVFLVIAMLRPLLKIDLAHVLLFLYGVVFLLAYFTPQSFIPVAFDAGGVTTGPITVPFIISLGVGMASMRHDESSREDSFGLVSLCSVGPILTVMLLGMIYNPQAAAVSQTIASLDKMTSIDIAESFFVKVPAYLKEVSLALTPVVAFFVVFQGIFALFRRGSLVRIVVGVAYTFIGLVLFLTGVNVGFMPAGHFIGKSLAMSEYRWLLLPIGLIIGYYVVDAEPAVHVLNKQVEEITGGTISQRAMHVSLACGVACSVAFAMLRAITGLSIYWIIIPGYALALALTFFVPPIFTGIAFDSGGVASGPMTATFLLPLAMGACEGAGGSILTDAFGVVAMVAMTPLISIQILGVLYNMRLKAAAKQPPVSKVYDNFVIIEYTPEELAYND
- a CDS encoding ferredoxin, whose amino-acid sequence is MFVTLDTEKCIGCGVCVQIAPDVFSLDEARGVAKVIRQEGNAAVEQAVKSCPVSCIAIE
- a CDS encoding phosphoribosyltransferase family protein, with protein sequence MKGQRTERLIRITSKFLSSPSCQISLTGLADEFGVSKTVISDDVSMVNDALTREGYGRLIVDRGRTGGAFFVPALSSERREEFLKNVAKILSAPSRLLPGGLIYYADILFNPVYTDVLGLAFASDFKDLHPSLIMTSEVKGIPLGLATARALGVPLAVCRFRNRASDGPAVCVHYPTQSGEVRSMYMGTKILSPDDKVLLIDDFMHGGSTAAGMVQVVNEFRAELVGMGVFIAVDEPEEKAVSEYKALLKLSLHGGERVSLF
- a CDS encoding GHMP family kinase ATP-binding protein, which gives rise to MKTLDKIRAAGIAIPPLDMRLEKRVPPGTGLGSGSGDAAALLDYLVSAGYPVERFAAEIGADVPFLLSQAPVALARGAGEKLAPLQAPSARWRVAVVIPAWRCVTADMFVRLDEYFHDEWKSTGGRARSEACQVFDRLVRGEFFGLLPNDFSDLLLREHGEYRALFADFYRTGAIAWGISGSGSSAFALWNENDFCGFSTTLPWVEDVLIF
- the selB gene encoding selenocysteine-specific translation elongation factor; translated protein: MSRREISLVVGTAGHIDHGKTQLVKALTGIDCDRLGEEKKRGITIELGFAPLLLPSERVISLIDVPGHDRFIRQMVSGASGVDAVMLVVAADEGVMPQTREHLDILCLLGVQHGIVAITKKDLVDEEMLELVEEDVRTLTAGTFLEGCPVVSVSSVTGAGIDELRRALERLVDQVKPRERSGAYFMPIDRAFPVAGFGTVVTGTAYKGTIAPGEEVEVYPSGRRSRVRSVQVHGKNVESAYAGQRVAMCLNDLDLNEIRHGDVVCADGVYKATSCLDVMLKLLGFVPEPLEHWQRVRLHIGTSDVLARVSLLDEKSLQPGQTAPVQLVLEEPVVASLGQRFVIRFYSPLRTIGGGEVLVPYASRPSGRKRRESERDRLVALSGASTREERVAAIVNFAGNLSMSELMVQAQERRQDLDAVLEKLEENGKLVRLHVGDGMIFSAENYQSAVEKLRAAAKAFHAAYPHQRGIAPESLINRVFPESERKAGRLILEKAVEQNRFRVDGDVLALPKFVAVDDSVYSEARKKLLDYCSACGFQLPEIETLPKALDMTAKDFKSLLDQLKKNNEVVVLEGAFVLALDILKPLLARLGRIEGGFTLAQVRDLTGSSRKFVLPVLEYMDGKGITRRVGEKRILLKKD
- a CDS encoding carbon starvation CstA family protein, producing MLFPMMFGVSAVVFIIGYIFYGRFMANIYGLSDTNETPAVKFEDGIDYCPAHPAVLLGHHFASIAGAGPITGPIAAAMRFGWLPTILWCVIGSTFLGGPHDMGALVASLRHDGQSIGAVVEKWIGKTGKFLFLSFTILTLILVVAVFLVMSAGTFAADPVVAFVSTLYIVLAVIAGFMIYRWHVPLWVVTIVMLALIVGGCVKVNAETAPWLINTVFAHDINFWNAFLGVYIFFASILPVWMLLQPRDYLASYFLYFAVAIGAYGMFAGSALDSKTVSVVAANVRYFGFSSSAMWPAMFVLVACGAISGFHSLVGSGTTSKQLRKEKDAVLVGYGAMLIEGLVAVISIGTLMVLGLEGAKGLSPVQIFSLGFGKFSTLVGLDATFGARLGAIAINSFLLTSLDTATRLARYQVQEITGGKVSMYPATIFVIVLALCLVYTKTHDVSGKVIAAWLAIWPIFGAANQMVAALSLLSIAAWVKLGLKKKHTFVYAPFWFMLATTVFSLIIEVKERFAVAQPNYLLSCLAVILIVLGIAMSIAGIRTMHASEKQSA